From Thermoanaerobaculia bacterium, the proteins below share one genomic window:
- a CDS encoding M3 family metallopeptidase, producing the protein MKKILSLLILALIAGSCTTRETNPLMNEFDAPFGVPPFEQIKEEHYMPAIQKGMEEQIKNIDAIVANPDPATFENTLVAMEHSGDLLTRVTNVFFNLNSANTNEAMQKIAQDVAPMLSEHSDNILLNDKLFHRIKAVYDGKATLALSPEDAMLLDKYYKDFVRGGANLDEGKKARLREINKELSLLSVKFGENVLKETNAFELVIDNESDLSGLPDAVVKAAAEEAAARGKEGTWVFTIQKPSLIPFLQFSDRRDLREKMFHAYITKGDHNDEFDNKDIVTRIANLRVEKANLLGFPTYAHYILDENMAKEPRKVYDLLNKVWDPALAKAKEDAATFQKMIRDEGGTFKLEPWDWWYYAEKLKKAKYDLEDEQLKPYFKLENVIKGVFDTATKLYGITFEERHDIPVYHPDVKTFEVKDADGSHIGILLTDYFPRDSKRGGAWMSAFRKQSKRNGTNISPIIYNVGNFTKPTAESPSLLTLEEVTTLFHEFGHALHGLLSDCTYERLSGTDVATDFVELPSQIMENWALEPEVLRSYARHYQTGEPIPDELIEKIQKTNQFNQGFIATEFLAAAFLDMDWHTLTESTELSATDFENQSMDKIGLIPEIVVRYRSPYYSHIFAGGYAAGYYSYLWAEVLDADAFQAFRETSLFDRETATKFRKYILSKGGTQDPMELYVKFRGAEPSIDPLLVRRGLK; encoded by the coding sequence ATGAAAAAGATCTTATCGCTCCTGATCCTCGCCCTCATTGCAGGATCCTGTACAACCAGGGAGACCAATCCCCTTATGAACGAATTTGACGCACCGTTCGGTGTGCCCCCTTTCGAACAGATTAAAGAAGAGCACTACATGCCCGCGATACAAAAGGGCATGGAGGAACAGATCAAGAACATCGACGCCATTGTGGCCAACCCGGATCCGGCGACGTTTGAGAACACACTGGTTGCCATGGAGCACAGTGGGGATCTTCTGACCCGGGTTACCAACGTCTTCTTTAACCTGAATTCCGCCAACACGAACGAGGCCATGCAGAAGATCGCCCAGGACGTTGCCCCCATGCTTTCCGAGCACTCGGACAACATCCTTCTGAACGATAAGCTTTTTCATCGAATCAAGGCTGTCTATGATGGGAAGGCCACCCTGGCCCTCTCTCCCGAGGACGCCATGCTTCTTGACAAGTATTACAAGGATTTTGTCCGGGGCGGCGCCAACCTGGACGAAGGAAAGAAGGCCAGGCTCCGGGAAATCAACAAGGAGCTTTCCCTCCTTTCTGTAAAGTTTGGAGAAAATGTCCTGAAGGAAACCAACGCCTTTGAACTGGTCATCGATAACGAATCCGACCTGTCCGGACTGCCGGACGCCGTCGTGAAGGCTGCCGCGGAAGAAGCCGCTGCCCGCGGAAAGGAAGGAACGTGGGTCTTCACGATCCAGAAACCCAGCCTGATCCCCTTTCTCCAGTTTTCCGACCGCCGGGACCTGAGGGAAAAGATGTTTCATGCCTATATCACAAAGGGGGACCACAATGACGAGTTTGACAACAAGGACATTGTGACCCGTATTGCAAACCTCCGCGTGGAAAAGGCCAACCTGCTGGGTTTTCCCACCTACGCCCACTATATCCTGGATGAAAATATGGCCAAGGAACCCCGGAAGGTGTACGACCTCCTGAACAAGGTCTGGGATCCCGCCCTGGCGAAGGCAAAAGAAGATGCCGCAACCTTCCAGAAGATGATCCGGGACGAAGGCGGAACCTTCAAGCTGGAGCCGTGGGACTGGTGGTACTATGCAGAAAAATTGAAAAAAGCCAAGTACGATCTAGAAGATGAACAGCTGAAACCTTACTTCAAACTGGAAAACGTTATCAAAGGTGTTTTCGATACTGCTACGAAGCTGTACGGGATCACCTTCGAGGAGCGCCATGACATCCCGGTTTACCACCCCGATGTTAAGACCTTTGAGGTGAAGGATGCTGACGGATCCCATATCGGGATTCTGCTCACCGACTACTTCCCGCGGGACAGCAAACGCGGCGGAGCCTGGATGAGCGCATTCCGGAAGCAGTCCAAACGAAACGGAACCAACATCTCCCCCATCATCTATAACGTGGGGAACTTCACGAAACCGACGGCGGAAAGCCCCTCTCTTCTGACGCTGGAAGAGGTCACCACACTCTTCCACGAATTCGGACATGCCCTCCACGGTCTTCTCTCCGACTGCACCTATGAACGGTTGTCCGGTACCGACGTGGCCACGGACTTTGTGGAGCTTCCTTCCCAGATCATGGAAAACTGGGCCCTGGAGCCGGAAGTCCTGCGCTCCTACGCCCGGCACTACCAAACCGGGGAGCCCATCCCCGATGAGCTGATCGAGAAGATTCAGAAAACCAACCAGTTCAACCAGGGATTCATCGCCACGGAATTCCTCGCCGCGGCCTTCCTGGACATGGACTGGCATACCCTGACGGAATCAACCGAACTTTCGGCCACCGATTTCGAAAACCAGTCAATGGATAAGATCGGCCTGATTCCCGAGATCGTGGTCCGATACCGCAGTCCCTATTACAGTCACATCTTTGCCGGCGGCTATGCTGCTGGATACTACAGCTATCTCTGGGCCGAAGTCCTGGACGCCGATGCTTTCCAGGCTTTCAGGGAAACCAGCCTCTTTGACAGGGAAACCGCAACCAAGTTCCGGAAATACATCCTCTCGAAGGGGGGAACACAGGATCCCATGGAACTCTACGTCAAGTTTCGGGGCGCTGAACCTTCCATCGATCCACTCCTGGTACGTCGCGGCCTGAAATAA
- a CDS encoding MG2 domain-containing protein, whose protein sequence is MRSLFTASILVCMLSILGCGPAGETTLTDPSLPLSGQDVGRRWKGVIEEATSGNLSLTSRIAVRFVQPLPGITGGTAASSDLFAFDPAIRGAISWMDTRTIICEPYEPLKPKTTYHATLNLSRVSSSLSRMAPFSFSFTTPGNELVAQEVSFLPVKPGDPTRVTLNLTLTFVHPVPLDVLKASVQPSCDWKQEGTRPVYRGKTAEIRRGDKSQSLKVIVPGDPLELIQTVEKTFTLEPVQAMAVRSWSTLEEEGQMGVQAHFTEPLKETADYTAYISVTPNLPLKVTARGTMILITGPFEREKDYSLEILPGIANIWGGSTTEGVTKLIRFEDMKPDVAFTSRGVYLTSSAKERLSFKTMNLNRLQLEVYRVFPDNIGQFLQVNDLEDRTESFYELSRVGDVVVSKKLNIQNQKNTWQKHDLDLEPLFTGLGRGTFIVSLSFTREDTDYDCSGWDRNRYDYRYYYEHPCSGGYYYRHGRVTKPVLVSDIGLMAVRDRQSLLIYSTNLLTGKPEPDVSLTMYSYQNQVMERTRTDAKGEAVMKPSGHLLVGEKDGQNVLLKFSSDGLSLDDFPIEGVRTSTSGGLRAFVYTDRGVYRPGDTIHLAAMVREGVDQVPVDLPLTLILSNPIQQKVQEVTSKTGMEGIHVFHLETGLDAPTGLWRADLKVGTTRVAQQNLRVETVAPPKIKVTLTTDKDAYSLTGEPIPVQIGADYLFGAPGAGLSYSARAEVRSRPFDLEDYRGFTFTHEGRAFSPTREDLGEGTLDGEGRAQVTCIPEVLEDVPSSLSLTFRADVLERGGRPVSQSRTVTLNPYPAYVGLHQPAADWIKTGELLTTSVVLANPDGKLAKGKKLKVNLYYNERYWWWEYDSAADYHLRYKDDVSTRLASSFDVVSGTEPVPVSVKLEEPGEYLLEVVDPQGGHAAGFFLRGSAWAFDPSNMRGGTTLKMEADQSLYRPGDTAHVKFQTPSEGSLYVCVVKGDTRLSSLRKDMKSDETTVDLPIRVDMVPNVYVFAEAVQPHAQTVNDRPLRTYGVMPLRVEEPSTRFDLHIKAPEVIRPNTTLKVEIQSEDRKSAVVTVAVVDEGLLSLTNFTTPDPWEYYYRKLGLDISFFDIFDKVIGAAWGPTIQTFRVGGGLSEGQARQAIPVKVRRFPPLSLFKGPVRLDREGKASLTFDLPNYMGQVRVMVVGARSRAYGSAEKSIRVKDDLVILPTLPRVLGPGESFTLPVTVFATRDGVGEVKVSLSDLKGMKPKEGKAKTLNLPRTGDGDIAFLMNVDSAVGPAKVTVTATGGGVTVHETVEIAVRPVHPAVTESREVVLEPNATVEIAIPQMGLAGTRSAQVKIWSSKPAYIGRHLSWLIAYPYGCIEQTVSTVFPQLYLKDILSAAPDVKDKMWLERTIDDRINAGIHRLSRFMLPEGSFSYWPGERSSASMWSNLYAGHFLVEARRLGYPVPSMLDTWLTHETGLNPTVGDSWRINVYRQYILALAGQPNLSALNLIRENHWKELSNQDRWMLAGAYQLSGAREIAEDLRKSLTLAIDRDKTTWRSCFGSAVGDQGLLLTMVVLFHEEAKASELYDLINQELKASSWLSTHGLSWGLMGMGKYIADHKPGTREMRGQVLFEDDTRIGFSSDHYVLTLPATDRIGQTLRVKSQCENSLFVEVVYQGIPEKSDLPAESRGMVLEREFLSEDGQKIDPAALSQGVTFYAHIILKPQADLDYVAVTQIFPSGWEISNTRLTGEAAPAWAEAFPGNTDLSYMDIRDDRVSWFMDRTHGTRTYHFLVRLSTVTKGTFTFPPTYAETMYDHGFYARIPNPEVVVR, encoded by the coding sequence ATGAGATCGCTATTCACTGCTTCCATCCTGGTCTGTATGCTGTCGATCCTGGGCTGCGGTCCTGCAGGTGAGACCACCCTGACGGATCCCTCTCTCCCACTCTCCGGTCAGGATGTGGGACGGCGATGGAAAGGCGTTATTGAAGAGGCTACATCCGGAAACCTCTCTCTCACTTCCCGGATTGCTGTACGGTTTGTTCAACCTCTTCCCGGGATCACCGGTGGAACGGCCGCCTCTTCCGATCTGTTCGCCTTTGATCCGGCAATTCGCGGAGCCATTTCCTGGATGGACACCCGGACGATCATCTGCGAACCCTACGAACCTCTGAAGCCAAAAACTACCTATCATGCCACACTCAACCTCTCCAGGGTGTCCAGCTCTCTCTCCCGGATGGCTCCCTTTTCCTTTTCCTTTACGACTCCCGGAAATGAACTCGTGGCTCAGGAAGTCTCGTTTCTTCCGGTAAAACCGGGCGATCCCACCCGGGTGACGTTAAATCTGACCCTTACCTTTGTCCATCCTGTTCCCCTTGATGTATTGAAAGCATCCGTCCAGCCATCCTGTGATTGGAAACAGGAGGGAACCAGACCGGTCTATCGCGGAAAAACGGCGGAGATCAGAAGGGGCGACAAATCCCAGTCTCTTAAGGTTATCGTCCCCGGAGATCCACTGGAATTGATTCAGACCGTAGAAAAAACTTTTACGCTTGAACCGGTTCAGGCCATGGCCGTCCGCTCGTGGTCCACCCTGGAGGAAGAGGGTCAGATGGGAGTCCAGGCCCACTTCACCGAACCTCTTAAAGAGACAGCCGATTACACCGCCTATATTTCGGTGACACCGAATCTTCCCCTCAAGGTCACGGCCCGCGGAACGATGATCCTCATTACCGGCCCGTTTGAACGGGAAAAGGATTACTCACTGGAAATCCTGCCGGGTATCGCCAACATCTGGGGAGGATCCACAACTGAAGGCGTAACCAAGCTCATCCGGTTTGAGGATATGAAGCCTGATGTCGCCTTCACTTCCAGGGGAGTCTACCTGACCTCTTCCGCAAAGGAACGTCTGAGTTTCAAGACGATGAACCTCAATCGGCTCCAGCTTGAGGTTTACCGGGTCTTTCCGGACAATATCGGTCAGTTTCTTCAGGTCAACGATCTGGAGGATCGGACAGAATCTTTTTATGAACTTTCCCGTGTGGGAGATGTTGTCGTATCAAAAAAACTCAACATCCAGAATCAAAAGAATACGTGGCAAAAGCATGATCTCGACCTGGAACCCCTCTTTACCGGGCTGGGGCGCGGAACTTTTATTGTCTCCCTCTCCTTTACACGGGAGGATACCGATTACGACTGTTCCGGCTGGGACCGTAACCGCTACGACTACCGCTATTACTATGAGCATCCCTGTTCGGGTGGATATTACTATCGGCACGGCAGGGTCACAAAACCGGTCCTGGTCAGCGACATCGGCCTGATGGCTGTCAGGGATCGTCAATCTCTTCTTATCTATTCGACCAACCTTCTCACGGGGAAACCGGAACCCGACGTTTCCCTCACAATGTACTCCTACCAGAACCAGGTCATGGAACGCACCCGGACCGACGCAAAGGGAGAAGCGGTTATGAAGCCGTCCGGGCACCTCCTTGTGGGAGAAAAAGACGGGCAGAATGTTCTCCTGAAATTCTCCTCCGATGGCCTCTCCCTGGATGACTTTCCCATCGAGGGTGTGCGCACCTCAACCTCGGGTGGACTTCGAGCCTTTGTCTACACGGACCGCGGCGTCTACCGTCCGGGGGACACGATCCACCTGGCGGCCATGGTGCGGGAAGGTGTCGATCAGGTGCCCGTTGACCTCCCCCTTACTCTCATCCTGTCCAACCCGATCCAGCAGAAGGTTCAGGAAGTGACGAGTAAAACCGGGATGGAGGGAATTCACGTCTTTCACCTGGAAACAGGACTCGATGCACCAACGGGGCTCTGGCGGGCCGATCTCAAGGTCGGAACCACGAGGGTGGCTCAGCAGAACCTTCGGGTCGAAACCGTGGCCCCGCCGAAAATCAAGGTAACGCTGACCACAGACAAGGACGCCTACTCCCTGACCGGGGAGCCCATTCCCGTTCAGATTGGAGCCGACTACCTCTTTGGAGCTCCCGGAGCGGGGCTTTCCTATTCCGCCCGTGCGGAGGTCCGAAGTCGTCCATTCGACCTTGAAGATTACCGGGGTTTCACCTTTACCCATGAAGGCCGGGCTTTTTCACCTACCCGGGAGGACCTGGGAGAAGGAACCCTGGACGGGGAGGGCAGGGCGCAGGTGACCTGTATTCCCGAAGTCCTGGAGGATGTTCCCTCTTCCCTCTCCCTGACCTTCCGTGCCGATGTACTGGAGAGGGGGGGCAGGCCGGTGTCCCAGTCCCGGACTGTCACGCTGAATCCCTACCCCGCCTATGTCGGTCTTCATCAGCCGGCCGCTGACTGGATCAAAACCGGGGAACTTCTTACGACATCCGTGGTTCTGGCCAATCCCGACGGCAAGCTGGCCAAGGGAAAAAAGCTCAAGGTAAACCTCTACTACAACGAACGATACTGGTGGTGGGAGTACGATTCCGCCGCCGATTACCACCTTCGATACAAGGACGATGTGTCCACCCGTCTGGCCTCCTCCTTTGATGTCGTTTCGGGTACCGAACCGGTTCCCGTGTCCGTTAAACTGGAGGAGCCGGGAGAATATCTGCTCGAGGTTGTGGATCCCCAGGGGGGTCATGCCGCAGGATTTTTCCTGCGGGGTTCAGCCTGGGCCTTCGATCCATCCAACATGCGGGGCGGAACGACACTGAAAATGGAAGCGGATCAATCACTCTATCGTCCCGGTGATACAGCCCATGTAAAATTCCAGACCCCCTCGGAAGGGTCGCTCTATGTCTGCGTTGTTAAGGGAGATACGCGGCTTTCGTCCCTGAGAAAAGATATGAAATCAGACGAAACCACGGTCGATCTGCCGATCCGGGTGGACATGGTACCCAACGTCTACGTCTTCGCGGAAGCCGTCCAGCCTCATGCCCAGACGGTAAATGACCGTCCACTGAGAACCTATGGGGTCATGCCCCTCCGTGTTGAAGAGCCGTCCACACGGTTCGACCTTCACATCAAGGCTCCTGAGGTCATCCGGCCCAATACCACCCTGAAGGTCGAGATCCAGAGTGAAGATCGGAAATCCGCTGTAGTTACCGTCGCCGTCGTGGACGAAGGACTTCTTTCCCTGACCAATTTCACCACACCCGATCCCTGGGAGTATTATTACCGGAAGCTCGGCCTGGATATTTCGTTCTTCGATATTTTTGACAAGGTGATCGGCGCCGCATGGGGACCGACGATTCAGACCTTCCGGGTCGGAGGCGGATTAAGCGAAGGGCAGGCCCGCCAGGCGATTCCCGTCAAAGTCCGAAGGTTCCCTCCCCTATCTCTCTTCAAGGGACCGGTCCGGCTGGACAGAGAGGGCAAAGCATCCCTCACCTTCGACCTTCCCAACTACATGGGACAGGTCCGGGTCATGGTCGTGGGTGCAAGGTCGCGGGCTTACGGATCTGCGGAAAAATCAATCCGGGTCAAGGATGACCTTGTGATTCTGCCCACCCTTCCCAGAGTCCTGGGACCGGGGGAATCCTTCACCCTCCCGGTAACCGTATTTGCGACCCGGGATGGTGTCGGCGAGGTCAAGGTTTCCCTGTCCGATCTGAAGGGGATGAAGCCGAAGGAAGGCAAGGCTAAGACCCTCAACCTCCCCAGAACAGGGGACGGGGATATTGCCTTCTTGATGAATGTCGATTCCGCTGTCGGTCCGGCAAAGGTCACCGTCACTGCCACGGGAGGCGGTGTCACCGTCCATGAAACCGTGGAGATCGCTGTACGGCCTGTCCATCCCGCAGTGACCGAAAGCCGGGAAGTTGTCCTGGAACCAAATGCAACAGTGGAAATTGCGATTCCTCAAATGGGCCTTGCGGGAACACGAAGTGCCCAGGTAAAAATCTGGTCGTCCAAACCCGCCTATATCGGCCGGCATCTCTCCTGGCTGATTGCTTATCCGTACGGATGCATCGAACAGACGGTATCCACGGTCTTTCCCCAGCTTTACCTGAAGGATATCCTTTCGGCAGCCCCCGATGTGAAGGATAAGATGTGGCTCGAGCGGACGATCGATGACCGGATCAACGCCGGCATTCATCGCCTTTCCCGATTCATGCTTCCTGAAGGATCGTTCTCCTACTGGCCGGGAGAGCGTTCTTCCGCCTCCATGTGGAGCAACCTCTACGCGGGCCACTTCCTTGTGGAAGCCCGTCGTCTCGGGTATCCCGTACCCTCGATGCTGGACACCTGGCTGACCCATGAGACCGGCCTGAATCCCACCGTCGGGGATTCCTGGAGAATCAATGTATACCGGCAATACATCCTCGCCCTGGCGGGTCAGCCCAACCTGTCCGCTTTGAACCTGATCCGGGAAAATCACTGGAAGGAGCTTTCCAATCAAGACCGCTGGATGCTGGCCGGAGCCTACCAGCTTTCGGGCGCACGGGAAATCGCGGAAGACCTGAGGAAGAGCCTCACCCTGGCCATCGACAGGGATAAAACCACCTGGAGAAGCTGTTTTGGTTCCGCCGTCGGAGATCAGGGCCTCCTTCTCACGATGGTAGTCCTCTTCCATGAGGAAGCAAAGGCAAGTGAGCTGTACGATCTGATCAACCAGGAACTCAAGGCTTCCTCCTGGCTCTCGACCCATGGCCTCTCCTGGGGGCTGATGGGAATGGGAAAATATATTGCGGATCATAAACCCGGGACCCGGGAGATGCGGGGGCAGGTACTCTTCGAGGATGATACCCGGATCGGCTTCTCTTCCGACCACTACGTCCTGACCCTTCCGGCAACGGATCGAATCGGACAGACTCTCCGTGTGAAGTCACAGTGTGAAAACTCACTCTTTGTTGAGGTTGTCTATCAGGGGATTCCGGAAAAATCCGATCTACCTGCAGAATCCCGCGGCATGGTCCTGGAACGGGAATTCCTATCAGAGGACGGACAAAAGATCGATCCAGCAGCCCTTTCCCAGGGTGTCACCTTTTACGCACATATCATCCTGAAACCTCAGGCGGATCTCGATTACGTGGCGGTGACCCAGATCTTTCCCTCGGGATGGGAGATCTCCAATACCCGTCTGACCGGTGAAGCGGCCCCGGCCTGGGCCGAGGCCTTTCCCGGGAACACCGATCTTTCCTACATGGACATCCGGGACGACCGGGTGTCCTGGTTCATGGATCGGACTCACGGTACCCGAACTTATCACTTCCTCGTCCGGCTCTCCACGGTTACGAAAGGAACCTTCACTTTCCCTCCCACCTACGCGGAGACGATGTATGATCACGGCTTCTATGCCCGGATCCCCAACCCGGAGGTGGTCGTCCGTTGA
- the pbpC gene encoding penicillin-binding protein 1C, with amino-acid sequence MKRLLLCLVLASILTMVTWPVRLGEVPFGTVVLDRNGKVLKVFLSEDDYWRLPLDSGPLPEKVVSALVASEDQRFFSHHGIDPIAVVRAIVQNFQTGAIVSGASTLTMQVIRIDNPRPRTILSKIVEAFSAYRLELRSSKEDILRHYLNRAPFGGNLEGIRAAAFRFFGKDADDLTWAETCALVVLPRSPSTVNMTEGRDLLLQRRDTLLKKLLSRGILNDSTYHAALRERLPSHPYAMPSLAPHLAIRLRGTHPGETIQTTIDPDLQRMAESEALRWSQQLSDLGIHNLSLLVAETQTGRVRAYVGSNSFYDHTHQGQVDGVQAPRSSGSILKPFLYALSIQKGDLLPDSLLPDVPMRFGRFEPANAGHTYSGSVTVREALTRSLNVPAVFSLRQYGVLPFHDFLAEAGMTTLWRPPSAYGLTLVVGGGETSLWDLVALYRGLGRGGLFSGITVVEGDPVPAEHRMISPGASYLVLDILRDVRRPGWEYAPVLMNDAHPLAWKTGTSFHQRDAWALAVSPDWTIGVWAGNFTGEGNANLIGSRTAGPLLFQIYHRLPGKSGWFPEPSHDLTTIEVCADTGFRPSPFCPSTRRVLAPRSSPSVRPCPYHRDFVVDSHTGKEVCSMCWQSESVRHESRLIFPPKISAYLRMAGVNTDKPPVHERTCPTLSGEETLQFIYPLAGSRIWIPRDYDGVTQQVVLRAAHLDTNSPMYWFIDERFAGVTKGDHSLAASLEDGVHEAQIVDPDGHAAAITFEVYRKSRS; translated from the coding sequence TTGAAGCGTCTTTTGCTATGTCTCGTCCTGGCCTCCATCCTGACCATGGTCACCTGGCCTGTCCGGCTGGGCGAGGTTCCCTTCGGCACGGTAGTTCTCGATCGAAACGGGAAGGTGTTAAAGGTCTTCCTTTCCGAAGACGACTACTGGCGTCTACCACTGGATTCCGGACCCCTTCCCGAAAAGGTGGTCTCGGCCCTTGTGGCCTCGGAAGACCAGCGGTTTTTCTCCCACCACGGCATCGATCCGATTGCCGTTGTTCGGGCCATCGTGCAAAACTTTCAGACAGGCGCCATCGTAAGCGGGGCATCAACCCTTACCATGCAGGTGATTCGGATTGACAACCCGAGGCCAAGAACGATCCTGTCGAAAATAGTGGAGGCCTTTTCGGCCTACCGTCTTGAGCTCCGCAGTTCCAAGGAGGACATTCTCCGTCACTATCTGAATCGTGCCCCTTTTGGAGGCAACCTGGAAGGAATCCGTGCCGCGGCATTTCGATTCTTTGGCAAGGACGCAGACGATCTGACCTGGGCGGAAACCTGTGCGCTTGTCGTCCTGCCCCGTTCCCCGTCTACGGTAAATATGACGGAAGGCCGGGATCTCCTTCTTCAGCGAAGGGATACTCTCCTCAAGAAGCTTCTTTCACGGGGGATACTGAATGATTCGACGTACCATGCGGCCCTCCGGGAAAGGCTTCCTTCTCACCCCTATGCCATGCCCTCCCTGGCCCCTCACCTGGCGATTCGACTGAGGGGAACCCATCCGGGAGAAACCATTCAAACGACAATTGATCCCGACCTGCAGCGTATGGCGGAATCCGAGGCTCTTCGATGGAGCCAGCAGCTCTCCGATCTGGGGATTCACAATCTTTCCCTCCTGGTAGCGGAGACCCAAACAGGTAGGGTCCGGGCCTATGTCGGGTCAAACTCCTTTTATGACCACACCCACCAGGGACAGGTGGACGGTGTCCAGGCTCCCCGGTCCTCCGGGTCGATTCTCAAACCTTTTCTTTACGCTCTGTCGATTCAAAAGGGTGATCTTCTTCCCGATTCCCTTCTTCCCGATGTTCCCATGCGCTTCGGACGATTTGAGCCCGCCAACGCGGGACACACCTACTCCGGAAGCGTTACGGTCCGTGAGGCTCTCACCCGTTCTCTCAACGTTCCTGCCGTCTTTAGCCTGCGCCAATATGGCGTACTTCCCTTCCATGACTTTCTTGCCGAGGCGGGGATGACCACGCTGTGGCGTCCTCCATCGGCCTATGGCCTCACGCTCGTCGTTGGCGGAGGGGAGACAAGCCTCTGGGATCTCGTGGCCCTGTACCGGGGACTGGGCCGGGGCGGTCTCTTTTCAGGAATCACGGTCGTCGAAGGGGATCCTGTTCCCGCCGAGCACAGGATGATCTCACCCGGGGCCTCCTATCTCGTTCTGGATATCCTTCGAGACGTTCGGCGGCCCGGGTGGGAGTATGCTCCTGTCCTCATGAATGATGCCCATCCCCTGGCCTGGAAGACGGGAACTTCTTTTCATCAGAGGGATGCCTGGGCTCTTGCCGTCAGTCCTGACTGGACGATCGGGGTCTGGGCCGGGAATTTTACCGGGGAGGGCAATGCCAATCTGATCGGCTCCAGGACAGCCGGCCCTCTGCTCTTTCAGATCTATCACCGGCTTCCCGGGAAATCGGGCTGGTTTCCTGAACCTTCCCATGACCTTACAACGATTGAAGTGTGCGCTGATACGGGGTTCCGTCCATCCCCGTTCTGTCCATCAACCCGCCGTGTGCTGGCTCCCCGATCAAGCCCCTCGGTTCGCCCCTGCCCCTATCATCGAGATTTTGTCGTGGATTCCCATACGGGAAAAGAAGTGTGCAGTATGTGCTGGCAAAGTGAATCGGTTCGCCACGAATCCCGCCTTATCTTTCCGCCAAAGATCTCGGCCTACCTGCGGATGGCCGGCGTCAACACGGACAAGCCGCCTGTTCATGAAAGGACCTGCCCCACTCTCTCCGGGGAGGAGACGCTTCAATTCATTTATCCCCTGGCGGGAAGCCGGATCTGGATCCCGCGAGACTATGACGGCGTAACTCAGCAGGTGGTTCTGCGTGCAGCCCACCTGGACACGAACTCACCCATGTACTGGTTCATCGATGAACGCTTTGCCGGCGTGACGAAGGGAGATCACAGCCTGGCCGCTTCGCTTGAAGATGGGGTTCACGAGGCACAGATTGTCGACCCCGACGGCCATGCCGCAGCCATTACCTTTGAGGTGTATCGAAAGAGCCGTTCCTGA